The following nucleotide sequence is from Labrys wisconsinensis.
TGAACACCTCCGCCCTCGTGTTCTGGACCAATCTGTTCTGCTTCCTGATCATGGGGGCGTGGTGCGCCCTCCGGCCTCCCCAGGGTGGGATCGCGACGAAGCGGCTCGGGCTGCACGTCCTGCGCTCCGTCTTCACCTACGGCGCGCTGCTGACCTACTTCTACGCGATCGCAACCATTCCCTTCGCCAATGCGGTCGTGCTGCAGTCGCTGGGCCCCGTCTTCGTGCCCGTGCTGGCCCTGGTGGTGCTTCGCAGGCTGTCGGATCGCAGCGTCTGGATCGGGGTCGTCATCAGCTTCGCCGGCGTGGCGCTCGTCATTCCGCCCGGCCGGTTGGGGATGTCGATCGGGGATCTGGCCGCCCTCCTCGCCGCCGTGGGCGGCGCGGCCGCCGCGCTGGTGATCTGGTCCCTGTCGACGACGGAGCCCGCGCAGCGGCAGATGTTCTATTTCTCGCTCTTCGCGGTGGTGCTTGCGGCGGTCCCGCTGCCATGGACATGGCAGACGCCGCGTGCGATCGAGCTCGTTCAGATCGGCGTCACCGCCGCCTTCATCATTGCCGGCCAATATTTCTATGCCAAGGCCTTCATCCTGGCCCCCGGCGACAAGGTGAACACCTGGAGCTACATGTCGATCGTGTTCGCCGCGATCATCGGGCGTGCCGTCTGGGCCGAACCGATTCTCGTCACGACCTGCGTGGGGGCCGCGCTGATCGTCCTGGGTGCCCGTCTGGCATCGAGGACGCGGCCGGAGAGGGCTCCCGCGTGCCGTTCGGGGACCGGAACCGACATGTGACGGCGGCCGCCTGGCCCCGTCCCTTCTGCGCAGGCGGCACAGGGAAGCTTGAAGCTGCGGCTGCCGCGAAAGGCTCCGCCCCACATCGCGTCGAACGCTCGCCGCCGCCGGAGAACATCCGCCCCGTTCTGCCGTTCCGGCACGGGAAGATCCTTCTCCTTCACCGGAAAAGAACGCACAATATAGTCTATTGATTTTATAGACTATAAGCACCTATGACTCTCTGTGCCGCCCATGCCGGCCGAGGGAGTGCGGAATGAGCGAGCTTGCCATCGTCGGGGTCTCCGGCAGCGTGACGCGGCCCTCGCGCACCACCGCGCTGGTGCGGGCGGTGCTGGACCGGCTCGAGGCGCGCAGCGGCCTGACGCCGCGGCTGATCGAATTGGTCGATGCGGCGCCGCATCTGTTCT
It contains:
- a CDS encoding DMT family transporter: MSSIDLQDDPWGRRWCHAPRRDARSSGWSRTFAGQAGRPIRDGIACMLVAALLFASGAATARFASGAMNTSALVFWTNLFCFLIMGAWCALRPPQGGIATKRLGLHVLRSVFTYGALLTYFYAIATIPFANAVVLQSLGPVFVPVLALVVLRRLSDRSVWIGVVISFAGVALVIPPGRLGMSIGDLAALLAAVGGAAAALVIWSLSTTEPAQRQMFYFSLFAVVLAAVPLPWTWQTPRAIELVQIGVTAAFIIAGQYFYAKAFILAPGDKVNTWSYMSIVFAAIIGRAVWAEPILVTTCVGAALIVLGARLASRTRPERAPACRSGTGTDM